GTGGATTCTTGGGCGTGGCAGGCTTTACCTGCTGGTGTGGCTTTGCTCCGGTTTTCTTCTGGGCAGAATTATTCTGCTTGTCTTGGGCAGAGCCTTTGGCCGTAGCGGATTTGGGGGTCTGTGCACCCTGGTTTCGGGAAGGCTTTTTGTCTTGAGGCGTGGGGTTACCTACCTGGCGAGATTGACGAGCGAACCCACGGGTGGGATCCGTGGGCTGTGCGTGCGAGGATTTAGTGCCATCCTGTGCATTCGAGGTGGGCGGCTGGTGTTCCGTGCGCGCCTCGTGATTATTGCGGGCATGTGGATCCGGCCCGGTAGGGATACCGGAATTAGGCGTGGAAGCCCCAGTGGAGGAATCACCTGTAGGCCCATCTGATTGCCGCGTCGTGGGCGGCGTGGCCTCATTACGCTCGGAATCTTTCTTCCCCAGCAGCGAGCGCAGAAAACGATTCACGTGAACTCCCATTGCACTACGAAAATGTACTAGTCGGCCAATTTTAGACCGCGAGAAGCGCCATTACCCAAAGTAGAGAGCACGGCGTGGCGCGGGAAATTGGCAATGTTTTGGCGGATAGATGGTGAAAGAAGAGAGTCTAATCCTGTTGGCTGTCAAAAAGCTGATTCAGCACTGTCAGCACCCCATACTCGGTATTGGGCGGGGCGATGGTATCGGCAATCGCCTTGAGCTTAGGATGCGCATTGTCCATGGCAATGGCGGTTCCGGCGGCTTGGAGGAGTTCGAAATCGTTGAGGAAGTCTCCAAAAGCCGCGGTGCGAGATTGGGAGATATCCAGCAGCGACGCCATGGTTTCTAGCGCCACGCCCTTATTTACCCCGGCCGCCATGACATCGAGCCACACCGCCCCAGATACCGCGATATTGTGCTCAGGCACGGCCTCACGCAGCGGTTCGTGGAGGTGCCTTTCGCTGCCATCGGCGCAGAAGGCGGCGATTTTGATGATCTCCTCATCGAGCAGATCATGGAGATCATCTACCCAGCTGATGGATTTATAGTATTTGGAGATCTCGGCGGAGGCTTGGCTGTCGATGCCCCTTTCCACAAACGCCGTAGCTGGCGTACACAGCACCACGGTGTGGGGTTGGGACACCGCGTCGAGCGCCGCTACCGCAGCGCGGACGGCCGATGACGGCAGGGGAGTGGTGCTCAGCAGCTCGTTATTGTGCACGACCACGGAGCCATTTTCTGCAATAAAGGTCTCCTCATGAGGAAACATCTGTTGCAGGGTGGCGAGCTGGCGCCCAGATGCCGGAACGAGGGTGACGCCGAGCTCGGTTGCGCGCTGGCTGGTCGCCGCGAATCCTGGCGGCAAGTCGCCGTTTCCATCGAGCAGGGTGCCGTCCATGTCTAGGGCGATAAGCTGTGGAAGCAAAATTAAGACCTATCTGTGAAGTCGCAAACGGTAGCTAGGTGCATGAGTTGTGTGTCACAATAGAGGATATGACTAATGATGCACCTATCGTGTCCTCAATCCGCAACCATACCGGAGTCATTGAGCTCAACCGCCCAAAGGCTCTCAACTCTCTCAGCCCAGAAATGATCGATCTCATCGCCGCTGCCTTGGATAAGTGGCGGGGTGATGACGAGGTAGAGCAGGTCCTTTTGACCTCTACCAATCCTAAGGCCTATTGCGCGGGTGGCGATGTCCGTATGGCTCGCGATGGCATCGTCGACGGCAAGTACGACGAGGTCGATGACTTCTTCGCCTCGGAGTACACCCTCAACGGGGATATTGCGGAATACCCTAAGCCGGTCATCGCGCTGGTGGATGGCATCGCTATGGGTGGCGGCCTTGGTGTCTCCGCGCACGGCTCGCACTGCGTGGTCACGGACAAGACCTTCGCCTCCATGCCGGAGATGAATATTGGCTATGTCACGGATGTGGGCATGGCCTATGCCTCCCAAAACGCGGTGGGCACGCGCGGTAAGGCCTCGCCAGAGCTCGCAAAGTTCTGGGGTATTACCGGCTACCGCATGTACGCCGCAGACCTCGTGTGGAGCGGGCTGGCCACTGACTACGTAAAAGACGGCGATGCGTTTGCCAGCGACGTCATTGATAAGGGCATTGATGCCGCGCTGGAACAGCACTCCGTGCAGCCAGAAGATGAGGCCCCGCTTGCAGAGCTCATCGAGGGGATCGAGGCCAGCTTCTGCCACGATTCCTGGCAGGACATCACCGCGGCCGCTAAGGAATACCCGGAGCTGAAGGAGCTGGTGGATAAGCTCACCGCGCAGGCCTGCCCGACCTCCATCGTGGCCGCGCTGGAGCTCTACCGGGCAGAGGCGCAGTGCTCGAGCATTCGCGATGCCCTCGAGCTGGAAAAGAAACTGGGCGCTTATATGTATCGCCGCGATGACTTTTCCGATGGCGTGCGCGCGGTATTGGTAGATAAATCCAATGACGCGGCCTTTAACCCCGCAAGCGTCGCGGAGGTGGATGTAGACGCCATCCGCGGCGTATTAGCTAAAGGTTAATCCCGCGAAAGGAGGCGTAGGCCGATCGAGCCTGCGCCTCATTGATCTCTCGGGGTGGGGTAGCCGCCAGCGTTGCTTCCGTGGCCGCGGACGTGGGCTGGGGCAAATGCAGCGCTTCGGAATCGAGGAGGACGAGGCCGACGCGGCCATCGGCAAGCGTGGCGCCCACCAGCGTCCACATGCCCAGGATGGGCAGGGCTAGCTGCGGTACCTGCCGGGCGCGCGCGTAGTCCAGTGGCAGCGCGGGCCGGATCAGCGCCGGTACCCGGTGATCGATGCCGAAGCGGTACAGGTTCGCGGCAGCCTGCGCGGCTGCGGTGTCCTTGACCGCGGGATCGGCCCACGCCCACAGGAATCGTTCCTCCGAAATGGTGGCGATGAGTACCGCCGTGGCCTCGGCCTTGCCGCCAGAGTAGCGAATCTCCGCCGTGGCCGCGTCCGCGTTGAGGTGCACCGTGGCCTCCGGGAAATTGCCCTGGAAATACAGCTGGTGCTCCATGCCGTAATAGAAAGCATCCTCGATAATGCGGGTATCCTTCATGCCCGGCTCGATTGCCGTGATCTGCGGCGCACCCAGTGCTCTAGAAAAATGCAGCGTCGTTCCATCGGAATAATGCTCGGCAGACTCCGCAGGGGAGCCCGCGCCAGTCTCTGCGAGCGTAATGCCCAAGTGGTGGGCGAGTTCGTGCACCGCGCGCTGCTCATCAATGTCCGGCGCGCTGCGGCGAATGCCTGCTGCAATGCTGGTGGGAAAGTCGAGGCGCGGATGGAAATCCACGGCGATGATCGCCTCATGATCGCCTTGCCGTGCCCGCAGCACCGGGGCATTGCCGGCCAGGAGGCGGGCGAGGGGGATAAACTTCGCCGGATCATCCCCGCCCTGCGGCAGGTCAGCCTCCGCCTGCATCGCCCACCGCCAGGCCGGCGAGCCGGCGCGATCGATGACGGCGATGCGTGTGCCCCGGAAGTCTTTGACGCTGGAGGACGAGCTGCAGCGGATTTCCACGGGCTGATTGCGGGTGAGGTGGCCCTCGGCATCCGTTGAGGGGGTGAGGAAATTAAATTCCACATCGGTGGTATCGCCCAAGCGGGCCCGGAAGGCGGCGTCAAGGCCCGCCTGAATAAAGCAGGCATCGCGGGTGGCCTGGGCAAGTGAATTTGAAGTATCCATAATTGCTTACGAGGATACTGAAACCTCAGGCAAGGCCGCGCAGGGTGGCAAAGGCGTGGTGCACCAACTCGTCGCGTTCCTGCTTGCTAGGGGGCTTGCCGCCTTCGCAGCGCCTTTTCAGCTCTTGCTGGCAGGCATTGCCGGTGCTGCCGCACGCGTTCAAGATGACGGTGAGCTCGAAGGTCGAATATTCGGGGTAGCGCTCTTGAAAAGCAGCGATGATCCTGTGGGTGACGCTATCGAATTTCTTCTTTTCCTCGGCGGTGTGGCTGAGGTTTTCCATCGCCTCACCGATTTTGAACAGGCTGTGCAGCGAGCGCAGCTCCATGTATTCGTTGTCGAGGGCATCAATGAGCGTTAATTCCAAGACCGAAGAGATGGGCTCGCCGGGAAAGGCGGTGGGAATATCCGCCGCGAATGCCTCGAGGACATCCGCGGTGTAGTGCAAGAGGGAATCCGCCACCGAAGAAAAATAATTGTGGAATGTGCGCGGGGAGACCCCGACGGCGCTGGTGATACCTGAGACCGTGACCGCCTCAGCGCCGCCGTCCAAGGCGAGGCGGGCCGCGGCATCAGACATGGCCTGGCGCGTTGCTCGCTTCTTGGATTCGCGCAAACTAGTCACGATGAACCTTTCCTACCTTGTCGTGCTGAAAGTGCAGAAGCGCCTCGCGCTCCTTGTGCAGGGCTTCGCCCTCGATATCCATATTAGGCACGATCTTATTCAACCACTTGGGCAACCACCACGCCTTGTCTCCTAGAAGGAACATGGTGGCGGGGATGACCATCATGCGGATAACGAAGGCATCGATAAGCACGCCCATAGCCAGGACAAAGCCCATGGTCTTGATGAATGGCTCGTCCATCAAGATGAAGGCTGCGAAGACCGAAATCATGATGAGTGCTGCTGCCGTGACCACGCGCGCGCCGTGCTTAAAGCCATTCGAGGTCGCGTTGGCAGCGGTCTTGCCGCTGACGTAGCCCTCGCGCATGCGGGTGACCAAGAAGACCTGATAGTCCATGGCCAGGCCAAAGGTCAGGCCGATGAGCATGATGGGCAGGAAGGATAGCAGCGGCTGCGGGTCGTTGACGAGGCCGAACATGCCCTCTTGCCAGATGCAGACGGTAATACCGAAGGTGGCGGCCACGGACAGCCCGTAGCCTGCGGCGGCGATGAGCGGGACCCAGATGGAGCGGAAGACCAGCATCAACACGATGAAGGCAAGGCCCAAGACGATGGCCACATAGGGAACAAGCACGCTATTGAGCCGCTCAGAAATATCGTCGAAGATCGGGGTGATGCCGGTAATGCCGTAGGAACCGCCGGTCTTAGAAAATTCGCCCTGATACTCGCGCAG
The window above is part of the Corynebacterium accolens genome. Proteins encoded here:
- a CDS encoding DUF6882 domain-containing protein, translated to MDTSNSLAQATRDACFIQAGLDAAFRARLGDTTDVEFNFLTPSTDAEGHLTRNQPVEIRCSSSSSVKDFRGTRIAVIDRAGSPAWRWAMQAEADLPQGGDDPAKFIPLARLLAGNAPVLRARQGDHEAIIAVDFHPRLDFPTSIAAGIRRSAPDIDEQRAVHELAHHLGITLAETGAGSPAESAEHYSDGTTLHFSRALGAPQITAIEPGMKDTRIIEDAFYYGMEHQLYFQGNFPEATVHLNADAATAEIRYSGGKAEATAVLIATISEERFLWAWADPAVKDTAAAQAAANLYRFGIDHRVPALIRPALPLDYARARQVPQLALPILGMWTLVGATLADGRVGLVLLDSEALHLPQPTSAATEATLAATPPREINEAQARSAYASFRGINL
- a CDS encoding Cof-type HAD-IIB family hydrolase yields the protein MLPQLIALDMDGTLLDGNGDLPPGFAATSQRATELGVTLVPASGRQLATLQQMFPHEETFIAENGSVVVHNNELLSTTPLPSSAVRAAVAALDAVSQPHTVVLCTPATAFVERGIDSQASAEISKYYKSISWVDDLHDLLDEEIIKIAAFCADGSERHLHEPLREAVPEHNIAVSGAVWLDVMAAGVNKGVALETMASLLDISQSRTAAFGDFLNDFELLQAAGTAIAMDNAHPKLKAIADTIAPPNTEYGVLTVLNQLFDSQQD
- a CDS encoding 3-hydroxyisobutyryl-CoA hydrolase, whose protein sequence is MTNDAPIVSSIRNHTGVIELNRPKALNSLSPEMIDLIAAALDKWRGDDEVEQVLLTSTNPKAYCAGGDVRMARDGIVDGKYDEVDDFFASEYTLNGDIAEYPKPVIALVDGIAMGGGLGVSAHGSHCVVTDKTFASMPEMNIGYVTDVGMAYASQNAVGTRGKASPELAKFWGITGYRMYAADLVWSGLATDYVKDGDAFASDVIDKGIDAALEQHSVQPEDEAPLAELIEGIEASFCHDSWQDITAAAKEYPELKELVDKLTAQACPTSIVAALELYRAEAQCSSIRDALELEKKLGAYMYRRDDFSDGVRAVLVDKSNDAAFNPASVAEVDVDAIRGVLAKG
- a CDS encoding TetR/AcrR family transcriptional regulator, which gives rise to MTSLRESKKRATRQAMSDAAARLALDGGAEAVTVSGITSAVGVSPRTFHNYFSSVADSLLHYTADVLEAFAADIPTAFPGEPISSVLELTLIDALDNEYMELRSLHSLFKIGEAMENLSHTAEEKKKFDSVTHRIIAAFQERYPEYSTFELTVILNACGSTGNACQQELKRRCEGGKPPSKQERDELVHHAFATLRGLA